The Candidatus Woesearchaeota archaeon genomic interval GAAATAGCCTGTTCCTGCTTTTGGAGAGAATTTTTTGAGTCGAACTACTCTGTCTCCTTCTACTTTATACGCTTTCCACAATTTGGAACCGTGTGTTTTCTTTTTCTTTGCATCTTTTGCTTCTGCCATTATTCATTCACCTTTAGTATTATGCTGCTTCAGGTTTTGCTTCTTCTACCTGAACTAATCCATTTTTCTTCAATAAATTTAATGCTTCAAACTTTTTTAACATTTCATT includes:
- a CDS encoding 30S ribosomal protein S27ae; protein product: MAEAKDAKKKKTHGSKLWKAYKVEGDRVVRLKKFSPKAGTGYFMAEHKDRRTCGKTSYMEKITR